In one Carettochelys insculpta isolate YL-2023 chromosome 6, ASM3395843v1, whole genome shotgun sequence genomic region, the following are encoded:
- the LOC142014988 gene encoding perforin-1-like — protein sequence MPRFGAVIPLLLFIFPGASSHCHTATASECKRHVDFVPGHSLLGEGVDVTTMGRKGAYLVDSSTWQRPDGTCTLCRNQLQGGHWQRLPLAAVDWRVHVKCRRKLGSSVQQSAMGVMESAASAVQNDWKVGLDVPVKPKVNVQVELAGSHSTLANFVVEHSRKDKYSYVSHKVSCSYYRFRVRGTPPLTSHFTLALENLPDQYDGTSELEYQQLITNYGTHYVSQLQLGGRARDVTAVRVCEAAMSGLTDDEIKDCLSAEAAVSIGMGKIKGGYSKCEEEKKKGKVGGSFHETYQERHMEAEGGHGTTDLLFSGNDTKVFSAWVESLKASPGLVSYSLQPIHTLLEQDDPKREQLRRAVSEYITKRALWRNCTQSCPPGTQRSAHDPCSCFCPGDATTNTMCCSRERGWGRLTVTVQKARGLWGDYVTATDAFVKVFFEKREIQTGAIWNNDNPAWNVDVDFGTVRITSASKIRVQVWDEDNKWDDDLLGSCDIPLEAGGPHRKDCYLNHGRIWFQYSLRCGPHLGGRSCSDYVRQPPRQSTAKGKEVEAFW from the exons ATGCCCAGATTCGGTGCCgtcatccccctcctcctcttcatcttccCCGGGGCCTCCTCCCACTGTCATACGGCCACGGCCAGCGAATGCAAGAGGCACGTGGACTTCGTGCCTGGGCACAGCCTGCTTGGCGAGGGCGTCGACGTGACCACgatgggcaggaagggggcctATCTGGTGGACAGCAGCACTTGGCAGCGCCCAGACGGCACCTGCACCCTGTGCCGGAaccagctgcagggagggcacTGGCAGAGGCTGCCGCTGGCCGCGGTGGACTGGCGGGTCCATGTCAAGTGCCGCAGGAAACTCGGCAGCTCGGTGCAGCAGTCGGCGATGGGCGTGATGGAGTCGGCAGCATCCGCGGTGCAGAATGACTGGAAGGTGGGGCTGGACGTGCCGGTGAAGCCCAAGGTTAACGTCCAGGTGGAGCTGGCCGGGTCGCACTCCACACTGGCTAATTTTGTGGTGGAGCATTCACGGAAGGACAAATACAGCTACGTGAGCCACAAGGTCTCCTGCAGCTACTACcg GTTCCGGGTCAGAGGGACgcccccactcaccagccatTTCACTCTAGCGCTGGAGAACCTCCCGGACCAGTACGACGGCACATCCGAGCTGGAGTACCAGCAGCTGATCACCAACTACGGCACCCACTACgtgtcccagctgcagctggggggccggGCGCGGGACGTGACGGCCGTGCGGGTGTGCGAAGCGGCAATGAGCGGTTTGACGGACGACGAGATCAAGGACTGTCTGAGCGCGGAGGCGGCCGTGAGCATCGGAATGGGCAAGATCAAGGGCGGGTACAGCAAGTgcgaggaggagaagaagaaggggAAGGTCGGGGGGAGCTTCCACGAGACGTATCAGGAGCGCCACATGGAGGCGGAGGGAGGACACGGCACGACTGATCTGCTCTTCTCCGGGAATGACACCAAGGTCTTCTCAGCCTGGGTGGAGAGCCTCAAAGCCAGCCCCGGCCTGGTGTCCTATTCCCTGCAGCCCATCCACACGCTGCTGGAGCAGGACGACCCCAAGCGAGAGCAGCTGAGGCGGGCGGTGAGCGAATACATCACCAAGAGAGCCCTGTGGAGGAATTGCACCCAAAGCTGCCCCCCGGGGACCCAGCGCAGCGCCCACGACCCCTGCTCCTGCTTCTGCCCCGGGGACGCCACGACCAACACCATGTGCTGCTCGCGGGAGCGCGGCTGGGGGAGGCTCACGGTGACTGTGCAGAAGGCCAGAGGCCTGTGGGGAGACTACGTTACCGCTACGGATGCCTTCGTGAAGGTCTTCTTTGAGAAGAGGGAAATACAGACTGGCGCCATCTGGAACAACGACAATCCCGCCTGGAACGTCGATGTGGATTTTGGCACCGTCCGCATCACCAGCGCCAGCAAGATCCGCGTCCAGGTCTGGGACGAAGACAACAAGTGGGATGAtgacctgctgggcagctgcgaCATCCCGCTGGAGGCTGGTGGGCCCCACCGGAAGGATTGTTACCTGAACCACGGCCGCATCTGGTTCCAGTACAGCCTGCGCTGTGGGCCCCACCTCGGGGGCCGGAGCTGCTCTGACTATGTCCGCCAGCCACCGCGGCAGAGCACAGCCaaggggaaggaggtggaggCCTTCTGGTGA
- the LOC142014989 gene encoding perforin-1-like, translating into MPRASSFFPLLFLILLPGVSTHCHTVTAEECQENTAFVPGHNLAGEGIDVTTLERKGAYLVDTSHWQRKDGTCTLCQNPLLEGQLQRLPLAVVDWRVNVSCRKKLSSAVKESALGVVRAAGAVVQNDWKVGLEVTVKPDAKNQVALAGSHSKLAEFSTEKSQQDKYSFTSHEVSCKYYQFRVTQNPPLTSHFTRALRNLPEDYTSSSRLEYHQLINTYGTHYVSRLKLGGRTRDVTAVRICEAALDGVTADEIKDCLSLEASVSIGGGKGSAQAAFSQCEEQKKKKNFKHTFHETYSERYTEVTGGQHHADLLFSEAQDGGTFSAWMESLKDSPDLVSYSLAPIHTLVEQEDPKWEALRQAVSEYITERALWRNCTQSCPPGTQRSARDPCSCVCPGDSSTNTMCCSRERGQGKLTVTVERATNLWGDSTTRTDAYVKVSFQDREVRTETVWNTDNPVWGVHLDLGLVRVSETSQLRLQVWDEDNGYDDDLLGTCDEPLHAGEGRRRVCYLNHGRLDFRYNLVCGPSLGGPHCWDYAPQGQGNHRAPHG; encoded by the exons ATGCCCAGAGCTTCCTCCTTCTTCccactcctcttcctcatcctcctccctGGGGTGTCCACCCACTGCCACACAGTCACAGCTGAGGAGTGCCAGGAGAACACAGCCTTTGTGCCTGGGCAcaacctggcaggggagggcataGACGTGACCACGCTGGAGAGGAAAGGGGCTTATTTGGTGGACACCAGCCACTGGCAGCGCAAGGATGGGACCTGCACCCTGTGCCAGAACccgctgctggaggggcagcttcAGAGGCTCCCGCTGGCGGTGGTGGACTGGAGGGTGAACGTCTCCTGCCGCAAGAAGCTCTCCAGCGCGGTGAAGGAGTCCGCCCTGGGCGTGGTGCGGGCGGCAGGCGCCGTGGTGCAGAACGACTGGaaggtggggctggaggtgacGGTGAAGCCCGATGCCAAGAACCAAGTGGCGCTGGCGGGGTCGCACTCCAAGCTGGCTGAGTTCAGCACCGAGAAGTCTCAGCAAGACAAGTACAGCTTCACCAGCCATGAGGTGTCCTGCAAATACTACca GTTTCGCGTTACCCAGAATCCTCCACTCACCAGCCATTTCACCCGGGCCTTGAGGAACCTCCCGGAGGACTACACCAGCAGCTCACGCCTGGAGTACCATCAGCTGATCAACACCTACGGCACTCACTACGTGTCCCGGCTGAAGCTCGGGGGCCGGACACGGGATGTGACAGCAGTGCGGATCTGCGAGGCAGCCCTGGATGGGGTGACGGCGGATGAGATCAAAGACTGCCTGAGCTTGGAGGCCTCTGTCAgcattgggggtgggaagggcagtGCCCAGGCAGCCTTCAGCCAGTGTGaagagcagaagaagaagaagaacttcAAGCACACCTTTCACGAGACTTACAGCGAGCGCTACACAGAGGTGACAGGCGGCCAGCATCATGCCGACCTGCTCTTCTCCGAGGCACAGGATGGGGGGACCTTCTCGGCCTGGATGGAGAGCCTCAAAGACAGCCCCGACTTGGTGTCCTACTCTCTGGCACCCATCCACACGTTGGTCGAGCAGGAGGACCCCAAGTGGGAAGCTCTGAGGCAGGCGGTGAGCGAATACATCACCGAGAGGGCCCTGTGGAGGAACTGcacccagagctgccccccagggACCCAGCGCAGCGCTCGTGACCCCTGTTCCTGTGTCTGTCCTGGGGACAGCTCCACGAACACCATGTGCTGCTCGCGGGAGCGGGGCCAGGGGAAGCTGACCGTGACGGTGGAACGAGCCACCAACCTGTGGGGCGACAGCACCACCCGCACTGACGCCTACGTCAAGGTCTCCTTCCAGGACCGGGAGGTGCGGACGGAAACCGTGTGGAACACGGACAACCCGGTTTGGGGTGTGCATCTGGACCTGGGGCTGGTGCGGGTGTCGGAGACCAGCCAGCTCCGCCTCCAGGTGTGGGACGAAGACAACGGATATGACGACGACCTGTTGGGGACCTGTGATGAGCCACTGCATGCTGGTGAGGGCCGGCGCCGGGTCTGCTACCTGAACCATGGCCGGTTGGACTTCCGCTACAACCTggtgtgtggccccagcctgggaggGCCCCACTGCTGGGACTACGCCCCCCAGGGCCAAGGCAACCACAGAGCACCCCACGGTTAG